The genomic region GAAGATCGACGGCAGGACGAAGAGGATCCCCGCCGCGAGACCGCCGCGAATTCCGTGGAGCGTCCAGCCGATGTAGGTCGCGAGTTGCTGAGCTTCAGGTCCCGGCAGGAGCGAGCAGAAGTTGAGCGCGTGCAGGTAGCGCGGCTCGTCAATCCACTTCCTCTCCACGACGAGGTCGCGGTGCATCATCGCGATCTGCCCGGCCGGCCCGCCGAAGTTCACACAGCCGAGGCGCGCCCAGTATCGAAAAGCCGTCGCGAACGACGGCGTCGGGGGCGAAGTCCGAGGCGGGGCCGGGGCCGGCGGACCCGGCTCCGGCTCTGGCGCTGCGATCATCCGGGCGACCAGGCGGGCGCGACGAGACGCCGCCGGCCGTCGCGCGACTTGAGGATCCCCGGTTCCTCGAGATCCTCACGATCCCAGAGCTGGCAGGTCACCTGCTTGTGCATCTGGTCGAGACCTTCGCAGTAGTTCGAGAAGATGCAGCGCCGAACCTCGGCACCCCGCCCCACGCGGACCTTGCGGAACCAGTCGGGATCGGCGAGCGACTGGCGCGCAGCGGCGATGATGTCGGCGGCGCCGGCGGCGAGCAACGCCTCCGCCTGCGCGAAGCCCGAGATCCCACCGGCGAGAACCACCGGAGTCGTGAAGCCGGCGCCGCGCACCGCGGCGCGGATCGCGGCCACCGCGGCCACATTGCGCCCGAACGGCCCGAAGGCGTCCGAGATCGCCGTCGGCATGCACTCGTAGCCCGAAGGGCCGGTGTACGGATAGGCCGACCAGCCGACCTTCGGCTGCTTGGCGTCCTCGAACTTTCCACCGCGCGACAGCGACAGGAAGTCGACCCCGGCGCGCGCGAACTCGGTGGCGAAGAACGCGGCGTCCTCGACCGTCCCTCCCCCACCCTCGACGCCGATCTTCTCCTTGGCGAGAAAACGGCAGCCGACCGCGAGGCCCGAGCCGACCGCGGCGCGAACGGCAGAGAGAACCTCGAGCGGCAGCCGCACCCGGTTCTCGCGCGGCCCGCCGTAGCCGTCGGAGCGCGTGTTGAGCGGCGAGAGAAACGACGCCATGGTGTAGGCATGCGCAAAGTGGAGTTCCACTCCATCGAAGCCGGCGCGCTTCGCGCGCAGGGCCGCGGAAGCGAACAGCGGTGGCAAGACCGCGGGCAAGGAACGCACCGAGGGAACATGGAGATCGGTCACCAGCTCCCGCGCTCCGAACTGCAGATCGTGCCACTCGCGCTCCGACAGCACTTCGCGCAACTCGGAATCGGTGAGCGTCAAGAGGGCGCCCCGAGCTTCCACGTCTCCCTTTACCGAGAGCTTTTCTTTCAGGGAGTCGGAGATGTTCAGGAATCGGGAAAGGAAAACCTCCCGCTCAGGCCGCCGCCGAATCGAAAGAAAATCGATGATCTGAAGAAAGACCTTCGATCGCCCGCCGCTCGCGCGGTGGACGGTCGAGACCAGTTCAGTGAGCCCGGGGAGAAACCGATCGTCGCCCGCGCGCAGCAAGGGGCCGCTCGGCACGTCGCGGATGCCAGTCGCCTCGACGACGATCGCCCCCGGCTCGCCGCGCGCGAAGCGCTCGTACCAGGCAAGGACCTCGGGAGTGACGAACCCATCCTCGGTGGCCCGCCAGGGCACCATCGCCGGCACCCAGGTGCGCTCGGCGAGCCGCAGCGGCCCGACGTCCACCGGCTGGAACCAGCGCGCCGCCGCTGCCGCCTCGGCGGTCGGCCAGGCCGGCTCCGGCAGCGCGTGCCGGATGCGCTCGGGCGGTTTCCACATCGGAAGAGTCTAGCGATGAAACGAAAAGGGGGACACGATCTCTCGTGCCCCCCGTTGAGCTCTCGAGCGAGCCGGCCCGCAGCTGGCGCCGGCGAGGCGGGCGGCGACGCCCGGATCAGACCGCGCTGCGCCTGCGCAGCACGAGGAACGCCGCGCCCGCGAGCGCCATTCCGAGCAGGACCACTCCCCAGCTCCCGAGGGTCGGGATCTCGATGATCGAAGGCCCGCCGATTCCCGGGTCACCACTCGCATTGAGGACGATCTGCATGTTGGCGAAGCCGAGCGCGCCGGTGGGCGTCGGGACGACTGCGCCGCAGGCCGGGGCCTGAAGGTAGGACGGAGCGCTCTCGCCGAGGTTGTTCGAGCCCATGAAGAAGGAGTGGCCGGCCGTCTGTCCGTTCGGAGTGAAGACTTCGAGGACCATCTCGAGAGCGCCCGCCGGAACGCTCGCGGCGAGCGGTACCGTGAGAACGGTCAGCGCCTGGTCAGCGAGGTCCACCGCCGCCGTTCCGACCAGAGTGAGCGTCCCGCCGGGGAATGCTGAGCCGGTGTTGGAGTAGACGTTGACCGTCATCGGCTGGGTGATTCCCGCGCCGACACCGGGCGCTCCGGCGGCCGCGGACTCGATACCGATCTGGACTTCACAGACGTCGAAACCGTCCGGATATCCGGACATGTCGTAGGCACGGAAGTAGCTGTTGTCGGTGTGCAGGCCGCCGGTGTTGCAGCTGATGCTGTTCAGGGCGGCGATGCTCTGCGAGGTCGACCGGGTCAGGAATGTCGAGCCGCAGCCGGCGCCCTCCGCGACTCTGCTGCCCACCTGCCCGGCGACGCCGGTCGGACTGGCGGAGAATGTCGCACCCCAAGACGCAGAAGCCAGCAGGCCGAGCGCCAGCGCCCCTACCATCCAAGTTCGAGCCCTCATGCGGAATCCCCCCGTCTAGAGCCAGCAGAAAAGTGCAGTAATTTCAATATGCAAGATTACCATCAATGGTCCTGAAGGTCGCGGCCGGGCCCGCCCGGCCCCTCGGGACGCAGGAGATCGCGCGCGATGACGAGGTGCTGGATCTCGGAGGTTCCTTCGTAGATCCTGAGTCCCCGCACTGCGCGATAGAGCCGGTCCACGACGCTCTTCGCGAGCACGCCGCGGCCACCGAGGATCTGCACCGCGTCGTCCACGATGCGCTGCGCCGCCTCGGTGGCGAAGAGCTTCGCCATCGCGGCCTCACGCGTCACCCTGGCGGCGCCGCGATCGCTCTCCCAGGCGGCGCGAAAGGTGAGCAGGCGCGAGGCCACGAGGTCAGTCGCCATGCGCGCGATCTTGGCCTGGATCAGCTGGAACTCGGCGAGCGCTGCGCCGAACTGGCGCCGCGAGCGGGCATGGGCGATCGCCTCTTCGAGCCCTCTCGCGGCCATCCCACAGGCCGCGGCAGCGACGGTCGGCCGCAGCATGTCGAGGCTGCGCATGCCCAGTTTGAAGCCCCCGGTCTCGGCTCCCACGAGCGCCGAGGCCGGAATCCGGCAGGCTTCGAAAGCCAGCTCGCCCAACGGATGCGGCTCCGAGAGCACGTAGGGCGCGACGAAGCGCAGACCAGGAGTCGCGGCCGGAACCAGGAAGCAGCCGATGCCGCGCGCCCCCTGCGAACGGTCGGTCGAGGCGAAGACGCAGTAGAAGTCCGCGATCCCGGCATTGGAGATGAAGCTCTTCGTACCCTCGAGCACCCAGGAGTCGCCCTCGCGGCGGGCCGTCGTGGCGATCGCGCCGACGTCCGAGCCGGCTTCCGGCTCGGTCATGGCGAAACCGGCGATCGCCCGGCCGGCGGCGACCAGAGGCAGCCATCGGGCGCGCTGTTCGGCGCTGCCGGCGAGCGTGATCGGCATCGATCCGAGACCCTGCAGGGCGAAGAGGGCATCGGCGAGCGGCGAGGCCCAGCCGAGCGCCTCGCGAATCAGGCAGAGCGAGCGCAGCTCGGGCTCGCCAACCTCCCCGATCCCGCCAGCGGCTGCGCGCTCGGAGCTCCCGGAGAGGGCCGCCGGAACGACATGCCTCAGCAGGCCCTCGTCGCCCATGGCCTCGACCAGGCCGCGCGCCGCGGTCCGCGCGGCGGCATCGTCGGCCGGCGGTTCGAGGGCCGCGAAGCGTCGCGCGACGATCTCCTCGAGCTGCATGGCGAGCTCGAGGTGCCGCGGTTCCAGGAAGGCCCGGATCGGCCGCGTGCCCTTCATCGGAAGTCCGGTTTGCGCTTCTCGCGAAAAGCCTCGTAGGCCTCCCGGAAGTTCCCGTCCTGCATGCAGATCGACTGGATCTCGACCTCCGCCGCAAGCGCCGCGTCGAGGTCCATCGCCGCTTCGCGATAGAGCATCCTCTTGGTCACTTCGAGCGCGAACGAGGGGCCCGCGGCCAGCTTCAGGGCCCAGGCACGCGCCTCTTCCAGGATCCGCTCCTGGGGAACGACGCGACTGTAGAGGCCCATGCGCACGGCGGATTCGGCGTCGAGGAAGTCGCCGGTCATCAGCAACTCCGTCGCGCGGCCGAGACCGACGATGCGCGGCAGCAGCCAAGAGGCTCCCATATCGGCGCCCGACAGGCCGACCTTGGTAAACAGGAAGGCGATCTTCGCGCTCGGGGCGGCGATGCGAACGTCACAGGCCGCGGCGATCACCGCCCCTGCGCCAGCCACCGTTCCGTTCAGGGCGGCTACGATCGGTCTGCGGCAGGCGATCATCGACCGGATCAGCGCGCCGGTGGCGCGGGTGAACTCGAGCAGGCCGCGGGCGTCGGTCTCGAAGAGCTTGCCGATGATCCCCTCGACATCGCCGCCCGAGCAGAAGGCGCGACCCGCGCCGGTGAGCAGGATCGCGCGAACTCCAGGCTCGATGTCGAGCGCGTCGAAGGTCGTCTTGAGCTCGTCGTAGACGTCGAAGGTGAGGGCGTTCAGGCGCTCGGGACGATCGAGCGTGATCGTCGCCACGCTGGTCGCGGCGTCGAACTGATAGCGGAAGCTGGTGGGCTGGATCATGGTCGTGCTCCGATTTCGGGAGTGTCGGGAACTGGCAGCTGCGGTGATGCACCGGGAGAGAGGGCCGCGGTGGCCTCGATCTCGACCAGAGCGCCGGGTTCGAGCAGGCCCGCCACCTCGACCAGCGCCATCGCCGGAAAATGCCGGCCGACGACCCGGCGGTAGGCCTCGCCGACGGCGCGCAAGTCACCTTCGTAGAGCTTCCGGTCCGTGACGTAGACCGTCAGCCGGCAGAGCTCGTCCATACGGCCTCCAGCCTCCACGACGACGGTGCGGATGTTCTCGAGCGCGCGCTCGAACTGCGGCACGAAACCGCCGGGTGCGAGACGCTGCTCGCGATCCCAGCCGACCTGACCGGCGACGAAGAGGAGGCGGCTCCCCGCCGGCGCAAGGACTCCGTGGCTGAACCCACGCGGCGCTCCGAGCGCTTCGGGATTGATCATCACCAGTCGCAGGCTCATCCGAGGAATCCTCCGCCGTCGATTCCCAGAGTCTGGCCGTTCACTCCCCGGGCGCGCTCGTCGCACAGCATCACGACGAGAAAAGCGACCTCTTCCGCGGTGATCAGCCGGCGCTGCGGGTTGGCCGCCACGAGCTTCTCGCGCGCCGTTTCGGCCGTGACGCCGGCGCGCGCCACGATCCGATCGACGGAGTGATCGGTCATCGGCGTGTCGACATAGCCGGGGCAGAGTGCGTTCACGGTGATCCCCTTGTCGGCGAGCTCGGCGGCCAGGGACCGGGTGAGGCCGACGAGCGCATGCTTGGTCGAGGCGTAGGCCGCTATGTAGGGCGCCCCGGTCCGCCCGGCGATCGACGCGATATGGAGGATCCGCCCCCACCGCCGAGCGACCATACCGGGCACGAAAGCCTGCGCGCAGAGGAACGGCCCGGTTGCATTGACCGCGAAGAGGCGGTTCCACTCGGCGAGCTCGACTCTGGCCAGCGGCGCGGAGCTCGCGATGCCGGCGTTGGCGACCAGGATGTCGACGGCGCCGAATCGCGCCTCGGCGGTGGCGCGCAGCCGCGCGACGGCTTCGGGATCCGAGACGTCGCAAACTGCCGCTTCGGCGCTCGCACCGGTCCGGCGGATCTCCTGCGCCACGGCCTCGATCTCGTCGGCACTGCGGGCCGCGACGACCACCCGAGCACCGGCCTCCGCCAGGAGCCGGGCGGTGGCGGCGCCGATGCCACGGCCGCCTCCGGTCACGAGCGCCACCCTGCCCTCGAGACCGACCTGCACCGTGGGTCGCGTGCCGACGGACACCCGGCTAACCGCGGGCTTTCAGGAGGTCGCGAATCTCGCCGAGCAGGCGCACATCTTCCGGCACGACCACCGGGGCCGGCGGCTCCGGCTTGCGCAGGGCATTGACCGCCTTGACCAGGAGAAAGACGCAGAAGGCGAGGATCAGAAAGTCGAAGGTCGCCTGAATCAGGCTGCCGTAGCCGAGCAGGACCGGCGCCTCGGCAGTGCCGCCGATGGTCAGGGCCAGCTTCGTGAAATCGACTCCGCCGAGGAGCAGTCCGAGCACCGGCATCAGGACGTTGCCGACCAGCGACGAGACGATCTTGCCGAAGGCTCCCCCGATGATCACGCCCACCGCCATATCCATCACGTTGCCGCGCTGAATGAACGTCTTGAACTCCTGCACCATTGCCATAGAAGCCTCCCCATCAAGGTTGTACTGCGCGATGTTCGTCCACTTCAGGTGACGCCGCTGCTCTTGCGTTCCGTCCCAAGACGATTCAGCCTAATTCTGCACGCACCGCCTCGGCAAGGATCCCGCCCAACACCGAGACGAGCGCCCGGCCTTCGGCGGCCGAGGCCGCCGCCGGGTCGCCGCAGTAGGCAAGATCCAGACCGGCCTCGAGGAACGTCGTCTGGCCCCGCTGCGCCGCCTCGACGAGAGATACCGGCAGCGGCGGAAGGTGCTGGCGCGCCGCATCGTCCACCAGGTCGGGCCGCTCGGCGAGCACGATCGACGACTCGTAGCGACCCGCATGGCACGCTCCCGAGCGAAACTCCTTGCCGAGCCGCTCAGCCAGTCGACGCCGGGTGAGATCGGGGAAAGCCACTTTGAGCCGGCCCGCCGCCCGGAGCGCGTGGACCGCCGAGCGCAGGGCGGCGATCTGCTGCGGATCAAAATGGGAATTGGCGAGCGCCAGCATCGCGACACCGCGCTGCGCGATCGCCGACCCCAGATCCACGACCAGTGCGGTCAGGGTCTCGGGACGGATGGACAGGGTTCCCGCGTGGGCGTTCGCGAACGGCGCCGGCGCATAGGCCAACGGGGGCAAGATGAGGACAGCGATGCCCTCTGCACCGAGCCTTTCGGCGCCGTCCCGCGCCATCGCCTCGGCGATCCAGACATCGGTTCCGACGGGCAGATGGGGACCGTGAGCTTCGATCGCTCCCAGCGGCAGAATCGCGACCACGGGTCCCCGGGAGCAAGTGTCGTCAAGCTCGGTGAGGCTCAGCTCCTGCCAGTTCATATCGCGGCGATGCTAGCAGTCGCAGCGCCCGCCAGGCCGGCGCTAGCGGCGAGAGGGTCAGGGAATTCCGAGCCGCTTGCGCTTCTCCCAGAGGCCCTTGCGGCTGATGCCGAGCAGGGCGGCCGCCTTCCCCTGGTGCCCACGGCTGGAATCGAGGGC from Thermoanaerobaculia bacterium harbors:
- a CDS encoding SDR family oxidoreductase, whose amino-acid sequence is MQVGLEGRVALVTGGGRGIGAATARLLAEAGARVVVAARSADEIEAVAQEIRRTGASAEAAVCDVSDPEAVARLRATAEARFGAVDILVANAGIASSAPLARVELAEWNRLFAVNATGPFLCAQAFVPGMVARRWGRILHIASIAGRTGAPYIAAYASTKHALVGLTRSLAAELADKGITVNALCPGYVDTPMTDHSVDRIVARAGVTAETAREKLVAANPQRRLITAEEVAFLVVMLCDERARGVNGQTLGIDGGGFLG
- a CDS encoding acyl-CoA dehydrogenase family protein — translated: MKGTRPIRAFLEPRHLELAMQLEEIVARRFAALEPPADDAAARTAARGLVEAMGDEGLLRHVVPAALSGSSERAAAGGIGEVGEPELRSLCLIREALGWASPLADALFALQGLGSMPITLAGSAEQRARWLPLVAAGRAIAGFAMTEPEAGSDVGAIATTARREGDSWVLEGTKSFISNAGIADFYCVFASTDRSQGARGIGCFLVPAATPGLRFVAPYVLSEPHPLGELAFEACRIPASALVGAETGGFKLGMRSLDMLRPTVAAAACGMAARGLEEAIAHARSRRQFGAALAEFQLIQAKIARMATDLVASRLLTFRAAWESDRGAARVTREAAMAKLFATEAAQRIVDDAVQILGGRGVLAKSVVDRLYRAVRGLRIYEGTSEIQHLVIARDLLRPEGPGGPGRDLQDH
- the mscL gene encoding large-conductance mechanosensitive channel protein MscL, encoding MVQEFKTFIQRGNVMDMAVGVIIGGAFGKIVSSLVGNVLMPVLGLLLGGVDFTKLALTIGGTAEAPVLLGYGSLIQATFDFLILAFCVFLLVKAVNALRKPEPPAPVVVPEDVRLLGEIRDLLKARG
- a CDS encoding RidA family protein, with the translated sequence MINPEALGAPRGFSHGVLAPAGSRLLFVAGQVGWDREQRLAPGGFVPQFERALENIRTVVVEAGGRMDELCRLTVYVTDRKLYEGDLRAVGEAYRRVVGRHFPAMALVEVAGLLEPGALVEIEATAALSPGASPQLPVPDTPEIGARP
- a CDS encoding chromate transporter; this translates as MIAAPEPEPGPPAPAPPRTSPPTPSFATAFRYWARLGCVNFGGPAGQIAMMHRDLVVERKWIDEPRYLHALNFCSLLPGPEAQQLATYIGWTLHGIRGGLAAGILFVLPSIF
- a CDS encoding enoyl-CoA hydratase family protein, translated to MIQPTSFRYQFDAATSVATITLDRPERLNALTFDVYDELKTTFDALDIEPGVRAILLTGAGRAFCSGGDVEGIIGKLFETDARGLLEFTRATGALIRSMIACRRPIVAALNGTVAGAGAVIAAACDVRIAAPSAKIAFLFTKVGLSGADMGASWLLPRIVGLGRATELLMTGDFLDAESAVRMGLYSRVVPQERILEEARAWALKLAAGPSFALEVTKRMLYREAAMDLDAALAAEVEIQSICMQDGNFREAYEAFREKRKPDFR
- a CDS encoding NADH:flavin oxidoreductase, giving the protein MWKPPERIRHALPEPAWPTAEAAAAARWFQPVDVGPLRLAERTWVPAMVPWRATEDGFVTPEVLAWYERFARGEPGAIVVEATGIRDVPSGPLLRAGDDRFLPGLTELVSTVHRASGGRSKVFLQIIDFLSIRRRPEREVFLSRFLNISDSLKEKLSVKGDVEARGALLTLTDSELREVLSEREWHDLQFGARELVTDLHVPSVRSLPAVLPPLFASAALRAKRAGFDGVELHFAHAYTMASFLSPLNTRSDGYGGPRENRVRLPLEVLSAVRAAVGSGLAVGCRFLAKEKIGVEGGGGTVEDAAFFATEFARAGVDFLSLSRGGKFEDAKQPKVGWSAYPYTGPSGYECMPTAISDAFGPFGRNVAAVAAIRAAVRGAGFTTPVVLAGGISGFAQAEALLAAGAADIIAAARQSLADPDWFRKVRVGRGAEVRRCIFSNYCEGLDQMHKQVTCQLWDREDLEEPGILKSRDGRRRLVAPAWSPG
- a CDS encoding creatininase family protein — translated: MNWQELSLTELDDTCSRGPVVAILPLGAIEAHGPHLPVGTDVWIAEAMARDGAERLGAEGIAVLILPPLAYAPAPFANAHAGTLSIRPETLTALVVDLGSAIAQRGVAMLALANSHFDPQQIAALRSAVHALRAAGRLKVAFPDLTRRRLAERLGKEFRSGACHAGRYESSIVLAERPDLVDDAARQHLPPLPVSLVEAAQRGQTTFLEAGLDLAYCGDPAAASAAEGRALVSVLGGILAEAVRAELG
- a CDS encoding IPTL-CTERM sorting domain-containing protein, translated to MRARTWMVGALALGLLASASWGATFSASPTGVAGQVGSRVAEGAGCGSTFLTRSTSQSIAALNSISCNTGGLHTDNSYFRAYDMSGYPDGFDVCEVQIGIESAAAGAPGVGAGITQPMTVNVYSNTGSAFPGGTLTLVGTAAVDLADQALTVLTVPLAASVPAGALEMVLEVFTPNGQTAGHSFFMGSNNLGESAPSYLQAPACGAVVPTPTGALGFANMQIVLNASGDPGIGGPSIIEIPTLGSWGVVLLGMALAGAAFLVLRRRSAV